One window of Phycisphaeraceae bacterium genomic DNA carries:
- a CDS encoding 7-carboxy-7-deazaguanine synthase QueE produces MATAAPISESFTSIQGEGKLAGVPSWFVRFSGCNLRCAWCDTPYASWNAESTQREMQDLIAEAGRAKRAGVAHAVITGGEPMIFEQAEDLASALRALGMHITIETAGTVWREIACDLISISPKLSNSTPLAGDPRDESGHWRARHEARRINLQALQQLIGAYPERQLKFVVSDPAQLNEIEALLQSLRGWARDDVLLMPEGITVEALAQRRWIVDECIKRGWRYCPRLHIELFGNVRGT; encoded by the coding sequence ATGGCAACTGCCGCACCCATCTCCGAATCCTTCACGAGCATCCAGGGCGAGGGCAAACTGGCGGGCGTTCCTTCCTGGTTCGTCCGCTTCAGCGGATGCAACCTGCGGTGTGCCTGGTGCGATACGCCGTACGCGAGTTGGAACGCGGAATCGACGCAGCGAGAAATGCAGGACCTCATCGCGGAAGCCGGCCGCGCCAAGCGCGCCGGCGTCGCGCACGCGGTCATCACCGGCGGCGAACCGATGATCTTCGAACAAGCCGAAGATCTCGCGTCCGCGCTTCGCGCACTCGGCATGCACATCACGATCGAAACGGCGGGCACAGTCTGGCGCGAGATCGCGTGCGACCTGATAAGCATCAGCCCGAAACTGAGCAACTCGACGCCGCTCGCCGGCGATCCGCGCGATGAGAGCGGTCACTGGCGGGCGCGCCACGAAGCCCGCCGCATCAATCTCCAAGCCCTGCAGCAACTCATCGGTGCGTACCCCGAGCGCCAACTCAAGTTTGTCGTGAGCGACCCGGCGCAGTTGAACGAAATCGAAGCACTTCTCCAGAGCCTGCGCGGCTGGGCACGCGACGATGTGCTGCTCATGCCCGAAGGGATCACGGTCGAGGCGCTCGCCCAACGGCGCTGGATCGTCGACGAATGCATCAAGCGGGGCTGGCGCTACTGCCCGAGACTGCACATCGAACTCTTCGGAAACGTGCGCGGCACGTGA
- the queC gene encoding 7-cyano-7-deazaguanine synthase QueC: MLIVLPQASAGPDSVAVVLLSGGLDSATALAAARDAGFACVTLAIDYGQRHRVELGAAELVSRSLQAREHRIVRLDLRAIGGSALTSDIAVPKNRDEQAIGDGVPITYVPARNMIFLSIATALAEVVGARDIFVGVNAIDYSGYPDCRPEFIDSFAKAANLGTKIGTEALAGHGRGFVIQSPLSSLTKAGIIRLGTKLGVDYSLTTSCYDPKVDAAGKPLACGACDSCQLRRRGFEEAGVPDPTRYA; the protein is encoded by the coding sequence CTGTTGATTGTGCTGCCGCAAGCGTCCGCTGGTCCAGATTCCGTCGCCGTTGTCCTCCTCTCAGGCGGACTCGATAGCGCCACCGCGCTCGCGGCGGCCCGCGACGCGGGGTTCGCCTGCGTCACGCTCGCGATCGACTACGGCCAGCGCCATCGCGTCGAACTCGGCGCGGCCGAACTCGTCTCGCGCTCTCTCCAGGCGCGCGAACATCGGATCGTGCGGCTCGACCTGCGCGCGATCGGCGGCAGCGCGCTCACCTCGGACATCGCCGTGCCGAAAAACCGCGATGAACAGGCGATCGGCGACGGAGTTCCGATCACCTACGTCCCCGCACGCAACATGATCTTCCTCTCGATCGCGACGGCGCTCGCGGAAGTCGTGGGCGCGCGAGATATCTTCGTCGGCGTGAACGCAATCGACTATTCCGGCTACCCCGATTGCCGCCCTGAGTTCATCGACTCATTCGCGAAGGCAGCCAATCTCGGAACCAAGATCGGTACCGAAGCGCTCGCCGGCCATGGGCGCGGCTTTGTCATCCAGTCGCCGCTCTCATCGCTCACCAAAGCCGGGATCATCCGTCTCGGAACAAAGCTTGGCGTGGACTACTCACTGACGACCAGTTGCTACGACCCGAAGGTGGACGCGGCGGGAAAACCACTCGCCTGCGGCGCCTGTGATTCGTGCCAACTCCGCCGCCGCGGCTTCGAGGAGGCGGGTGTGCCCGACCCGACCCGATACGCCTGA